One part of the Vanessa tameamea isolate UH-Manoa-2023 chromosome 8, ilVanTame1 primary haplotype, whole genome shotgun sequence genome encodes these proteins:
- the LOC113399964 gene encoding glycerol kinase 3-like translates to MREFGKFGPLIGAIDEGTSNVKFLVFAANTSEVLTYHQVSLKRFSPQEGWVEQDALEILSAVLECIEVTIDNLRKLDINPEDVVGIGITNQRETTIVWNSTTGEPLYSAIVWLDVRTSKIVDDLIKTKGAQCTNAVTQTSGLPLSTYFSSVKLKWLLENVTAIKQAVIEGECMAGTVDSWLIWNLTGGSRGGVHATDVTNASRTQLMSLKSLQWDKGLLRFFDVPIEILPKIKSSAEIYGYISTGALLGTPIAGCLGDQQAALVGQNCMNFGQVKCTYGTGCFLLYNTGESIVHSQNGLLTTVAYKLGPNEPPIYALEGSVAIAGDTLQWLQDSLGILNDVSDTEYHAAQVTDDEEGSICFVPAFNGLYSPHWRKDARGVMCGISSKTRRPHVVRAALEAVCQQVRAVGGAMAVDCAPLRRLLADGGMAQNATLMQMQADTLGVAVIRPLMMESTALGAAIVAGRALRVWPASTPSPPADTFLPSITNEEREIRRVRWESALERCLGWATEDDETTQLKSDEVDYTTTVLPSGLFFLGTALLVILADKMKII, encoded by the exons ATGCGGGAATTTGGCAAATTTGGTCCACTTATCGGTGCTATAGACGAAGGTACATCAAATGTCAAGTTCTTG gTATTTGCTGCAAATACTTCTGAAGTACTAACATACCATCAAGTCTCACTGAAAAGATTCAGTCCACAAGAAGGATGGGTTGAACAAGATGCCTTAGAAATTTTAAGTGCAGTTTTGGAATGTATTGAG GTCACAATAGATAATTTAAGAAAACTTGATATTAATCCTGAAGATGTTGTGGGTATTGGCATTACAAACCAAAGAGAAACAACAATTGTATGGAATTCTACAACAGGGGAGCCATTATATAGTGCCATTG TATGGTTAGATGTTAGAACATCTAAAATTGttgatgatttaattaaaaccaaGGGAGCACAATGCACAAATGCCGTTACACAGACTAGCGGGCTTCCTCTATCAACATACTTCTCATCGGTAAAGCTAAAATGGTTATTAGAGAATGTTACTGCTATCAAGCAAGCAGTGATAGAAGGGGAGTGTATGGCGGGCACTGTAGATTCCTGGTTAATTTGG AATCTCACAGGTGGATCTCGAGGAGGAGTACATGCAACAGATGTTACAAATGCATCTCGCACACAACTAATGTCACTCAAAAGTTTACAGTGGGATAAGGGTCTATTGCGCTTTTTTGATGTTCCCATAGAGATACTACCAAAGATTAAAAGTTCAGCTGAAATTTATGGATATATATCTACTGGAGCTTTGCTTGGCACACCAATTGCtggg TGTTTAGGTGATCAGCAAGCAGCATTAGTCGGTCAAAATTGTATGAATTTTGGGCAAGTCAAATGCACCTATGGTACTGGGTGCTTTCTGCTCTATAATAcag gagAATCTATAGTGCACTCTCAAAATGGACTACTCACAACGGTAGCATATAAACTTGGACCAAATGAACCACCTATATATGCATTGGAAGGATCAGTAGCTATAGCAG gcGACACATTACAGTGGTTGCAAGATAGCTTGGGAATATTAAATGATGTGTCTGACACCGAGTACCATGCTGCCCAAGTGACTGATGATGAAGAAGGTAGCATTTGTTTCGTACCGGCATTCAATGGATTATACTCACCGCATTGGAGAAAAGATGCAAGAGG CGTTATGTGCGGCATAAGCAGTAAGACGCGCCGGCCGCACGTGGTGCGCGCGGCGCTGGAGGCGGTGTGCCAGCAGGTGCGCGCGGTGGGCGGCGCCATGGCGGTCGACTGCGCGCCGCTACGGCGCCTGTTGGCTGACGGCGGCATGGCGCAGAACGCGACGCTCATGCAGATGCAAGCCGACACGCTCGGCGTGGCCGTG atTCGCCCATTGATGATGGAGAGTACCGCACTAGGCGCCGCTATAGTAGCCGGTCGCGCGCTTCGTGTCTGGCCTGCGAGCACGCCCAGTCCACCGGCGGACACGTTCTTGCCATCAATTACAAATGAAG AAAGAGAAATACGTCGTGTACGATGGGAATCAGCTTTAGAAAGATGCCTGGGTTGGGCTACTGAAGACGATGAGACAACGCAATTAAAATCcg ATGAAGTTGATTATACAACAACAGTGTTACCATCCGGTTTGTTTTTCCTCGGAACTGCTTTACTAGTGATACTAGccgataaaatgaaaataatatag
- the LOC113399965 gene encoding RNA-splicing ligase RtcB homolog: MVVRQYNEELKYLEKINPHCWKIKKGFQPNMNVEGVFYVNSTLEKLMLDELRNSCRPGMTGGFLPGVKQIANVAALPGIVGRSVGLPDIHSGYGFAIGNMAAFDTSNPKSIVSPGGVGFDINCGVRLLRTNLHEKDVQPIKEQLAQSLFDHIPVGVGSKGIIPMNARDLEEALEMGMDWSLREGYVWAEDKEHCEEYGRMLNADPSKVSLRAKKRGLPQLGTLGAGNHYAEIQVVDEIYDKFAAGKMGLERIGQVCVMIHSGSRGFGHQVATDALVQMEKAMKRDQIDVNDRQLACARINSVEGQDYLKAMAAASNFAWVNRSSMTFLTRQAFSKQFKLAPDDLDMHVIYDVSHNVAKIEEHIVDGKVKTLLVHRKGSTRAFPPHHPLIPVDYQLTGQPVLIGGSMGTCSYVLTGTHQGMTETFGSTCHGAGRALSRAKSRRNIDYKDVLSKLEGMGISIRVASPKLVMEEAPESYKNVTDVVNTCHAAGISKKTVKLRPIAVIKG; encoded by the exons ATGGTAGTCAGGCAATATAacgaagaattaaaatatttagaaaagatAAATCCACATTGTTGGAAAATTAAGAAAGGCTTCCAACCAAACATGAATGTCGAAGGCGTTTTTTACGTTAATAGTACCTTAGAAAAGCTCATGTTAGACGAATTAAGGAATTCCTGCCGGCCCGGCATGACGGGAGGGTTTCTTCCAGGTGTTAAGCAAATAGCTAATGTTGCAGCATTGCCAGGAATTGTTGGACGATCTGTCGGTCTTCCGGATATACATTCAGGATATGGATTTGCTATTG gcaATATGGCTGCATTTGATACATCTAATCCTAAGTCAATTGTGTCTCCTGGTGGTGTAGGTTTTGATATTAACTGTGGTGTACGACTTTTGAGAACTAATTTACATGAAAAAGATGTTCAACCAATTAAG gAGCAATTAGCCCAGAGTTTATTTGATCATATTCCTGTTGGAGTGGGCTCCAAAGGCATCATACCCATGAATGCTAGAGATTTAGAAGAAGCTCTAGAAATGGGCATGGACTGGTCTCTTAGGGAAGGGTATGTATGGGCTGAAGATAAAGAACACTGTGAAGAATATGGTCGCATGCTTAATGCTGATCCATCTAAAGTGAGTTTAAGGGCTAAGAAGCGAGGTTTGCCACAATTAGGAACTCTCGGAGCTGGTAATCACTATGCTGAAATACAAGTTGTGGAtgaaatttatgataaatttgcTGCTGGCAAGATGGGCTTAGAAAGAATAGGCCAAGTATGTGTAATGATACACTCAGGAAGTAGAGGGTTTGGTCATCAAGTAGCAACAGATGCACTTGTACAGATGGAAAAGGCTATGAAAAGAGATCAAATTGATGTTAATGATCGCCAACTAGCCTGTGCCAGGATAAATTCTGTTGAAGGTCaagattatttaaaagcaaTGGCAGCAGCATCTAACTTTGCATGGGTCAATCGTAGTTCAATGACATTTTTAACACGTCAAgcattttcaaaacaatttaaattggcTCCTGATGATTTAGATATGCATGTTATATATGATGTTTCTCATAATGTAGCCAAAATAGAAGAACATATTGTTGATGGTAAAGTAAAAACCTTACTTGTCCATAGAAAG GGTTCCACAAGAGCATTTCCTCCTCATCATCCTCTAATACCAGTGGATTACCAATTGACTGGGCAACCTGTATTGATCGGAGGATCAATGGGCACATGTAGTTATGTGCTAACAGGTACTCACCAGGGTATGACAGAAACCTTTGGATCCACATGTCATGGAGct GGCCGTGCTCTATCTCGTGCTAAATCTAGACGAAATATTGATTACAAGGATGTATTAAGTAAGTTAGAAGGTATGGGTATTTCTATAAGAGTAGCATCTCCAAAATTAGTAATGGAAGAAGCTCCAGAATCCTACAAAAATGTGACTGATGTTGTAAACACATGCCATGCTGCTGGTATCAGTAAAAAGACTGTTAAATTACGTCCTATTGCTGTGATTAaaggataa
- the LOC113399995 gene encoding NADH dehydrogenase [ubiquinone] 1 beta subcomplex subunit 11, mitochondrial yields MAALIKLRHMPVVQRSAWNYFTKTSRNISTSKKNSDTATTACDSKTSEDKNWVSYGFDYTSKEEDTNAHHATYFFSVTLCLVFGGFAWAYAPDVHMRDWSQREAYLELHRREKAGLPPIDPNFINPKDIKLPSEEDLCDVEIII; encoded by the coding sequence atggctGCTTTAATAAAACTTCGTCACATGCCTGTTGTACAGAGATCTGCTTGGAATTACTTCACGAAAACTAGTCGCAACATTTCCACTTCAAAGAAGAATAGTGATACGGCTACTACAGCTTGCGATTCCAAAACATCAGAAGATAAAAATTGGGTTAGCTACGGTTTCGATTATACTAGCAAGGAGGAAGATACAAACGCACACCATGCAACCTATTTCTTTTCAGTGACTTTATGTCTTGTCTTTGGAGGATTCGCATGGGCTTATGCTCCTGACGTGCATATGAGGGATTGGTCTCAGAGAGAAGCTTATTTAGAACTGCACCGCAGAGAGAAAGCTGGTCTGCCCCCCATTGATCCCAATTTTATAAATCCAAAGGACATCAAATTACCATCTGAAGAAGATCTATGTGATGTtgaaattattatctaa
- the LOC113399982 gene encoding uncharacterized protein LOC113399982 yields MSLSIKTEIKIDVEPCVVAWSNKLFVGADNGTILTFDDNLTPGTSWTAHEVQLFALAANEDKVYSSSNDGGLKVWTSDGAKTMEFPASEGDIGSICVNGKHVYAGDELGNIYVFEENAFKAKYNVLEEVKDIAISPPYMFTARDLYVTVTEIKPDESKERFITQHVMEGRAPLRIDGSHLVVTGRGGNNIQLHNVSLDTKFKKLHEVKVSDMILTSLSVSNGFAWTGGWDGCVRRWKISEDKLEPAGDINVGACVNALVAPTGDNAYALLTGGRILNIKVA; encoded by the exons atgtctttgagtattaaaacagaaattaaaattgatgtgGAACCTTGCGTAGTGGCATGGagtaataaattgtttgttgGTGCGGATAATGGCACAATTTTA actTTTGATGATAATCTAACACCCGGTACGTCATGGACGGCTCACGAAGTACAGTTGTTTGCGTTAGCGGCAAATGAAGACAAGGTGTATTCGAGCTCTAATGATGGAGGGCTAAAAGTTTGGACTTCTGATGGTGCTAAAACAATGGAGTTTCCAGCATCTGAGGGAGATATAGGATCAATATGTGTGAATGGCAAACACGTGTATGCTGGTGATGAATTAGGGAAC ATATATGTTTTCGAAGAAAACGCCTTTAAAGCCAAATATAACGTCCTAGAGGAAGTAAAGGACATAGCGATAAGTCCACCATATATGTTCACTGCACGAGACCTTTACGTAACTGTAACAGAAATTAAACCTG ACGAATCCAAAGAACGCTTTATAACGCAGCATGTCATGGAAGGACGCGCTCCTTTAAGAATAGACGGGTCACACCTAGTGGTTACGGGTCGAGGCGGCAATAACATTCAACTGCACAATGTCTCGCTTGACACCAAATTCAAAAAGTTACACGAAGTGAAG GTCAGTGACATGATTTTGACCAGCTTGTCAGTTAGCAATGGCTTCGCATGGACGGGTGGGTGGGATGGTTGCGTGAGGCGATGGAAAATCTCAGAAGATAAATTGGAACCTGCTGGAGATATAAATGTAGGTGCTTGTGTTAACGCTCTGGTCGCACCTACAGGAGACAATGCCTACGCGCTTTTAACAGGCGGCcgaattcttaatataaaagtagCATAA